AGCAatttatatttcttttctgttcCCTTCAATACCTCCTCTGTTATCAGGAAATAGTTATCTAATAATATGATATAGACCGGTGCACTTTCAAGCCAAAGTTCCCTTTTTTTATGAAGCATTCCCTCTTTAATGATCTTTCTATCAGGGTCTCCTAATTTCAAATCGAGATGCTCAGTATTGGTTGAATTAGATGACAAATTAGCATTGTTAGACTGAATGTTTAGGTAATTCACTGTATTTCCTGTCTTAAACGTAATAATTAATTGACGAGCTAATCTtatgatttttcttctgtcGATGGCGTCTCCATGGGTCTTATCAACTAATCTTGAGAGCTCCtcaatttcttggattGCTAATTTCAAGTATTCATAATCATCCATAGATGGATCTGTGCATTTTAATATTGATCTCAAGGTTACCGGCATATTTTGTaaagacttgaagaatcCTCCGAAAAAAATCACATCGTGATAAAGTTTAGAACGGGTTATTGCAGAAGATTCATCGATCTCCTTTAACCATGCAGCAAATCTAgtattattttccttttcccaATTAATAATCTCATGAACAGCTGCCATATTTTGAGCATATTTCACATAAACTGTTTTTGCTTCATTTGCCCATTTCAAGTATATTTTACCGACACCATCAATGAACTTTCCTTTGATTTTTAGTTTCCAAAGAATTGGACTTAAAAGGAAGTCTTTATGAAGTTCGATCAATGGaacaaatatatcataAGCCATTGCCTTGAAGTTCGGTTCGTATGGAAGAAGCGCCGGATCGAATGAAGCACCGTAAATTTCAACAGCTGCATTTGCCAAATTAAGAGATCTTTCTTCCAACACTATAAGATCAAAGATAAAACTCTGGCGCTTGACTTCTCTAGGATTGATCTCTGCTATTTCATCTGCTGTTAGTTTCCAATAATCGGTCCATAATCCAACGGacttgttgatgaattctgagattttgatttcagATCTATATGATTCCGAAGTTTTTGTGCTCCAGCAAGTATGAGAGTAACACTTAAGGTCTGTCGTTGGATCATCGTGTATGTGAGAGTAGGAATAGCAAGGTAATAAATCCGTAAATACACCTTGTGTGTCTAAACCTGCGATTATAATAGTTATTTGTTTAGAAGTCTCTGGATCCTCTTCAAAGCGCACTGCACCTTGATGAACTAGCGACTCGATAATCTTGTCCACATTGGAATCTATAATATCTTGTTCACATGAACTTGGTAGTTGGAACTCCAAGAGTAGTTGAACAATCTGGAAAAATTccaatttgaagaaaacatacTCATTAAACCACTCAAAATAGACCTTCAAAAGCcattgatatatatgtgaCAGTTGACTGATGTTGTAACATTGATAAAGCTTGCGTTCATCGAGTAATTTGATTGGGAATGGCTGGGTTGGCACTGTAATGCTCGCTACGTTATTCAAAGGTTTACTACCAGTAATGGACCCAAATGATTCATGTCGAGCAAATTCCTCTGCATTCTTGTTGAAAGCATAACTTGAGTTAGAGTAGTAGCTGTTAAGACTATCGGAGAGCCCTCTCTCGTGTGTTAGCTCTCCTCCTAACCTGGGTGGTTGTTGGTAATATAGAGTCGTATTTTGCAAGCTACTTTTATCCGAGGTTGACcaattgaaattgaaatttccGGTTGAGATTGGCGATATTGTCTCCAGTGCTGGCAGTTGAGCAGCAGTGTCAACATGAGTATGTGATGTTGGTGTCGTCGAAACAGCACTAGTCTTTGTAGCAGCGTTGATCGGTCCGGAAAAGTTTCTTGGTGGTAAAGCAGGTAATGCCTTCAGTGTAACATCTTTAGAATCTTGTGTAATGAAGCCTTCATACTCTATGTTTGGCAATTGAATGTTATTGGTGAAGATACTTGAAGTAGATGACGATGACAGCCGTTGATTACTTTGAGATGAAACTGGACTTGTTGGTGATCTGAATACCGAAGGATCGCCAACGAACGGAGATTTGTAAACTTTAGGAGCTGATGGTTTTCGTTCTCCCATTGtgttattcttttctgATACAAACGGAGAAGAATATGCACTGTTGGAGGATGGCTGGAAAGGGCTGTCGTTAGGCCGCATTGGTACAATATTAAACGAAGTTCCTGAAGTTGGAGTCACTGGACTAGTAATAATTTCACGTGGAGGAAGTGGAGGTGGCCGCCTTCTTCTAAATGTTTGCGGCTGAACCTGCAGCGGAGGAAGCGCTGGCAGCTTTGGAGATTGCCGTTTGCTATCCATTTTAGTTACGTGAATATGTTTATAATGTCTCAGTTAATGTTCCCTTAGTTGCGAATTATGTGAGTGCAGTAGCTGTACACCTTAAATGAGACTTTTATAGTGTATTCGTTAAAATTTGGGTTTATTAGTACAACAAAACTTCCGCGTTGATCTTTCCTTCACGCTTTGAAGTATTGAATTAATTCAATCTAGTAAATTCTCTATGATCTATCTAACTGTGATAATTGGTATAGCTGTATTTTTGTACCGGTTGTCCTTAAACATTAATACATGATTGTTTAACTAACCTTAACGAGATTCATTCGAGATATATCAACAATATGCAGGCTTTGGTGTTCCTATATTATTTACGATATTCTAAGCACGTGATTAATATTTTTCGTTTGGTATCCTGTAActattttgtttccattttgTTTCTACAAGTGCTCGTTTCCCATATCAAAAATCGGTTAagaacgaaaaaaaaaactgacTTGTCCCCAAAAATTACTTCCGCCCGAAATTTTTAGCCATTCAGGTTAAATCGACATTTCTAGTAAGACAAAAAGAACTTACTGCCTTAATACACGTACAGgcaaatttgaaattgacGTTATGTAATTAAGGAAAA
The Kluyveromyces marxianus DMKU3-1042 DNA, complete genome, chromosome 1 DNA segment above includes these coding regions:
- the TUS1 gene encoding Rho family guanine nucleotide exchange factor TUS1; protein product: MDSKRQSPKLPALPPLQVQPQTFRRRRPPPLPPREIITSPVTPTSGTSFNIVPMRPNDSPFQPSSNSAYSSPFVSEKNNTMGERKPSAPKVYKSPFVGDPSVFRSPTSPVSSQSNQRLSSSSTSSIFTNNIQLPNIEYEGFITQDSKDVTLKALPALPPRNFSGPINAATKTSAVSTTPTSHTHVDTAAQLPALETISPISTGNFNFNWSTSDKSSLQNTTLYYQQPPRLGGELTHERGLSDSLNSYYSNSSYAFNKNAEEFARHESFGSITGSKPLNNVASITVPTQPFPIKLLDERKLYQCYNISQLSHIYQWLLKVYFEWFNEYVFFKLEFFQIVQLLLEFQLPSSCEQDIIDSNVDKIIESLVHQGAVRFEEDPETSKQITIIIAGLDTQGVFTDLLPCYSYSHIHDDPTTDLKCYSHTCWSTKTSESYRSEIKISEFINKSVGLWTDYWKLTADEIAEINPREVKRQSFIFDLIVLEERSLNLANAAVEIYGASFDPALLPYEPNFKAMAYDIFVPLIELHKDFLLSPILWKLKIKGKFIDGVGKIYLKWANEAKTVYVKYAQNMAAVHEIINWEKENNTRFAAWLKEIDESSAITRSKLYHDVIFFGGFFKSLQNMPVTLRSILKCTDPSMDDYEYLKLAIQEIEELSRLVDKTHGDAIDRRKIIRLARQLIITFKTGNTVNYLNIQSNNANLSSNSTNTEHLDLKLGDPDRKIIKEGMLHKKRELWLESAPVYIILLDNYFLITEEVLKGTEKKYKLLDRPIPIDYLSLETKEEINYKRKSTSEGDDESSSLQTPSTPKKPPLLQAGTTMSSIPKTIYQTATNANHNGEDDEDYSYSFKIRNTASNESHTFYTSSIEDRELWIAALIDSFQKYMGNSGKEAFQLQCLCDMFSYDDIQAPTNLPLEPEGSAVGRAIKEFYGSEPISSYGVKGDVLSSLSFTYENENFVLCGVNTGVYIASYRCLKQWKRILNLPKTTRMEINSKLGLLFVLADRKLCYFNIPSIISAFYDSEQYLPENKLVGIMIQEKISFFKVAEDFSNSRHLFYERKGEIVIMTPEFDPLTKVFRFFKHYKSYKIPASSNGLVNTSISDITIFKNSFIVCSSKGAILYSESFNEEGAFLPITLPESSKTKFNGLPFKKQIDYKSKSNSSSMKMAEYVRSDILTKKTKPIGCFQIDPNIFILCYDEAIIRINKFGEIPDWKNDILVLDFYCINVSLCQGYLVLTGDNLVQVYDLHILDGADWAISSIKPVQIIKGKKIKMTSSVEDYTSIVLTHPNIPGRQLLMEFNLTS